A DNA window from Hoplias malabaricus isolate fHopMal1 chromosome 5, fHopMal1.hap1, whole genome shotgun sequence contains the following coding sequences:
- the LOC136697107 gene encoding protein kinase C and casein kinase substrate in neurons protein 1-like, which translates to MSGSYDESAAADEAMDSFWEVGNYKRAVKRIDDGHRLCNDLMNCLQERAKIEKAYSQQLTEWSKRWRQLIEKGPQYGSVEKAWLAVMTEADKVSELHQEVKNGLLNEDVEKVKNWQKDSYHKQMMGGFKEAKEAEEGFKKAQKPWAKKLKEMETAKKIYHMACKEEKLAASREANSKAEASVTPDQQKKLHEKTEKCKQDVQKAKEKYEKSLEELAKCQPQYMESMDQVFDQCQQHEVKRLTFLKEVLLDIKRHLNLTENQSYASVYRELERSILAANTQEDLKWFSNNHGPEMPMNWPQFEEYNPDATNAVAKREKKKPDGVAPATPSTEHGGQPGDRGSVSSYDKNQAYSAEWSDDEQPAGYSGNETNGGGNSFEEDTKAGVRVRALYDYEGQEQDELSFKAGDELMKIEEEDDQGWCRGRLDNGRTGLYPANYVEEI; encoded by the exons GTGGGGAATTACAAGCGTGCCGTCAAGAGAATTGATGACGGTCATCGACTCTGCAATGATCTGATGAACTGCCTTCAGGAACGTGCCAAGATCGAAAAGGCGTACAGTCAGCAGCTGACTGAGTGGTCCAAGAGGTGGAGGCAACTCATTGAAAAAG GTCCTCAGTACGGCTCTGTGGAGAAAGCCTGGCTCGCTGTGATGACAGAGGCTGATAAAGTGAGCGAGCTTCATCAGGAGGTAAAGAACGGCCTCCTGAACGAAGACGTGGAGAAGGTGAAGAACTGGCAGAAAGACTCTTACCACAAACAGATGATGGGTGGCTTTAAAGAGGCCAAAGAGGCGGAAGAGGGCTTCAAGAAAGCACAGAAACCCTGGGCAAAGAAGCTTAAGGAG atggagaCAGCTAAGAAGATCTACCACATGGCCTGTAAGGAGGAGAAGCTGGCAGCATCACGGGAGGCTAACAGCAAAGCTGAGGCCTCAGTCACTCCTGACCAGCAGAAAAAACTCCATGAGAAAACGGAGAAGTGCAAACAGGACGTGCAGAAG gCTAAGGAGAAGTATGAGAAGTCTCTGGAGGAGCTGGCGAAGTGTCAGCCTCAGTACATGGAGAGCATGGATCAGGTGTTTGATCAGTGCCAGCAGCACGAGGTGAAGAGACTGACCTTCCTCAAAGAGGTGCTGCTGGACATCAAACGCCACCTCAACCTCACCGAGAACCAAAG CTATGCCTCAGTGTACCGTGAACTTGAACGCTCTATCCTTGCAGCGAACACACAGGAAGATCTGAAGTGGTTCAGCAACAACCACGGCCCTGAGATGCCCATGAACTGGCCCCAGTTTGAG GAATACAACCCTGATGCCACTAACGCCGTGGCTaagagggagaagaagaagCCGGACGGAGTGGCCCCTGCTACGCCCAGCACAGAGCACGGAGGACAGCCTGGAGACCGCGGCAG TGTGAGCAGTTATGATAAGAACCAGGCATACTCTGCAGAGTGGTCAGATGATGAGCAGCCTGCTGGATACTCAGGCAATGAGACCAATGGAGGCGGCAACTCCTTCGAGGAAGACACCAAAGcaggagtgagagtgagagcgcTCTACGATTACGAAGGACAGGAGCAGGACGAGCTGAGCTTCAAAGCAG GAGACGAGCTGATGAAGATCGAGGAGGAGGACGACCAGGGCTGGTGCAGGGGGCGTCTGGACAACGGCCGGACGGGCTTATACCCGGCCAATTACGTGGAGGAAATCTAA
- the LOC136697729 gene encoding SAM pointed domain-containing Ets transcription factor-like → MASSDRHHLYMEIPGFPHGHMTPWGVEEHARMFSGFPSMPEYLSRFDMMLAEDTPWLVRKMEMTAPHARDEDVVQCKEAGQCPVIDSAGRGVSSCLGGAGDVEDRCLEQVQTLVLEEVLKDIKTACKLLNITPDPAEWSSGHVQKWLLWTEHLYRLPPVGRAFQDLSGSDMCVMSEDDFRQRASQCGDMLYAHLDIWKSAAWMKERCSSENSGLPAVDEVCAEADSSCTGQPIHLWQFLRELLLKPHNYGRSIRWLNKEKGIFKIEDSAHVAKLWGIRKNRPAMNYDKLSRSIRQYYKKGIIKKPDVSQRLVYQFVHPV, encoded by the exons ATGGCGAGTTCTGACCGGCATCACCTGTACATGGAAATCCCTGGATTCCCTCATGGTCACATGACCCCGTGGGGAGTTGAAGAACACGCCCGGATGTTCTCTGGTTTTCCCAGCATGCCCGAGTACCTGTCCCGCTTCGACATGATGCTGGCGGAGGACACGCCGTGGCTCGTGAGAAAGATGGAGATGACTGCTCCTCACGCCAGGGACGAGGATGTTGTCCAGTGTAAAGAGGCAGGTCAGTGTCCTGTGATCGACAGCGCGGGACGAGGTGTGAGTTCATGCCTCGGTGGAGCCGGGGACGTGGAGGACAGGTGTCTGGAGCAGGTGCAGACTCTGGTGCTGGAGGAAGTTCTGAAGGATATCAAGACGGCCTGCAAACTGTTGAACATCACGCCGG ATCCAGCAGAGTGGAGCTCAGGGCATGTTCAGAAGTGGCTGCTCTGGACCGAACACTTGTACAGACTTCCACCGGTCGGCCGGGCCTTTCAGGACCTCAGCGGCAGTGATATGTGTGTGATGAGTGAGGACGACTTCAGACAGAGAGCATCCCAGTGTGGAGACATGCTCTACGCTCATCTGGACATCTGGAAGTCAG CCGCATGGATGAAAGAACGATGTTCTTCTGAAAACAGCGGTTTACCTG CAGTGGATGAGGTGTGCGCTGAGGCGGACTCGTCCTGCACCGGGCAGCCCATTCATCTGTGGCAGTTCCTCCGAGAGCTGCTCCTCAAACCTCACAACTACGGACGCTCCATCCGCTGGCTCAACAAAGAGAAGG GGATCTTCAAAATTGAAGACTCGGCTCATGTGGCCAAACTGTGGGGGATCAGGAAAAACCGTCCAGCCATGAACTACGACAAATTGAGCCGCTCCATCCGCCAGTACTACAAGAAGGGCATCATTAAAAAGCCGGACGTTTCTCAGCGACTGGTCTATCAGTTTGTTCATCCAGTTTGA